The Fusarium oxysporum f. sp. lycopersici 4287 chromosome 1, whole genome shotgun sequence DNA segment ATAATCTATGATCAAAGAGAGTCGAATCGTTGCTGCTGTGGTCGTGATTGTTTGGGGTTGGAGTGTGTCACCAAATGCCTTCCGTAATCTGTGAGTTGCCTTGAGCGAGCTTGGAGCACGGACCTATGTAATAGTGCCGCTGGAGCCAAAAGCACGCTAGGACGTTCAGAGTTAGCTCAAGGAACCTCTCGGAGCTGGATGATCTCTACCCCCGATCCAAAATTTCTAGGTTGACAATTCCATGGCGGAGTAGGGCAGCCTAGGGGGGGTGGGacatctccaagaagtccAGTCGTATTCCTACAAAGCCccgccatcaacatcactTCTTTACTTTGAGGATCTAGGGACCGCCAAATTATTATCAAAATATGTCTGCCCCGGTCGCAGCTCCAGCCCCTGCAGCGGGAGGCTCTAGCAATGCTACTTTCCGAGTATGAAGAGCTCCAGACAGGCTTTTGAGCTTCACCCCGCTGACTTTAGACAGGATAAGGAGAAGCCCATGGCGGTGCGCTCCTCGAACATTGTCGCCGCTAGAGGTAAGGCGCCTTTGGTGCAacaacaagcttctcaaatATTAACGTTTGAACAGCTGTCGCGGACGCTATCCGAACCTCTCTCGGTCCCCGAGGAATGGACAAGATGATTCGAGGTGGAAAGGGCGAGACCATTATCACAAACGATGGAAATACTATGCTCAAGAGCATGTCTGTCATGCATCCCACAGCAAAGATGCTTGTCAACCTTTCTGGTGCCCAGGAtgttgaagctggtgatggtACAACATCTGTTGTCGTCATCTGCGGAAGTCTTCTCGGTGCTGCCGACCGACTTCTCTCCAAGGGCATCCACCCTTCCGTCATCTCCGAGTCCTTCCAACGAGCTGCCGCTGCTGCCGTCGAGGTCCTACACGATATGTCCCTCCCAATCACTCTGAGCGATACTTCCTCGTTACTGCAAGCTGCCAACACCTCTCTGTCGTCCAAGATTGTCTCCCAATATTCGAATTTGCTTGGACCCATGGCGGTGAACTCAGTGACTAAGACCATCGACCTAAAGACCGCCGATAACGTCGATCTTAAGAACATTCGAATTGTCAAGCGAGTTGGTGGAACGATTGAAGATAGTGAACTTGTTGATGGTCTCGTCCTTACCCAGCCTGTGCTCAAGAACGCTGGTGGTCCGGCCCGTATGGAGAAGGCTCGAATTGGTCTCATCCAATTCCAGCTGAGCCCCCCCAAGCCTGATGTATGTCCATTTCTGTCGTATGAGGAATATTTTTTACTTACAATCTATAGATGGAGAATACTATCCAGGTCAACGACTACCGACAAATGGACAAGATCGTTAAGGAGGAGCGATTATACCTCCTGaacatggccaagaagattAAGAAGGCGAAGTGCAACGTTCTGTTCATTCAGAAATCCATCTTGCGAGATGCTGTCAACGATCTATCGCTACACTTCCTGGCTAAGCTTGGTATCCTTGCTGTTAAGGACATCGAGCGCGATGAGGTCGAATTCATCTGCAAGTCAACTGGCTGTAAACCCATCGCTGATATTGATTCTTTCACCGAGGATAAGCTGGGCTATGCGGACCTGG contains these protein-coding regions:
- a CDS encoding T-complex protein 1 subunit delta, producing MSAPVAAPAPAAGGSSNATFRDKEKPMAVRSSNIVAARAVADAIRTSLGPRGMDKMIRGGKGETIITNDGNTMLKSMSVMHPTAKMLVNLSGAQDVEAGDGTTSVVVICGSLLGAADRLLSKGIHPSVISESFQRAAAAAVEVLHDMSLPITLSDTSSLLQAANTSLSSKIVSQYSNLLGPMAVNSVTKTIDLKTADNVDLKNIRIVKRVGGTIEDSELVDGLVLTQPVLKNAGGPARMEKARIGLIQFQLSPPKPDMENTIQVNDYRQMDKIVKEERLYLLNMAKKIKKAKCNVLFIQKSILRDAVNDLSLHFLAKLGILAVKDIERDEVEFICKSTGCKPIADIDSFTEDKLGYADLVEEVQSSGSRMVKVTGTKSVGKTVSVVVRGANSLILEEAERSLHDALCVVRCLVKKKALIAGGGAPEIEIAAQLSKQARSLTGTEAICWKAFADALEVIPTTLAENAGLNSIKVVTELRHRHEMGEKNAGVSIKSGGVNTNISKENVLQPLLVSTSAIELAAETVKMILRIDDIALTR